Proteins encoded together in one Bactrocera neohumeralis isolate Rockhampton chromosome 4, APGP_CSIRO_Bneo_wtdbg2-racon-allhic-juicebox.fasta_v2, whole genome shotgun sequence window:
- the LOC126755759 gene encoding uncharacterized protein LOC126755759: MINGPCDTINPQSPCMVEGKCSKRYPQNLTVDTITGKDGYPLYRRRSSDDGGRTITVKVKGNDFVVDNSWVVPYSPLLSKTFRAHCNVEYCNSVKSIKYICKYVTKGSDMAAFGLQAPDPNDEITRYQIGRYSDPFARALLYSEMPRYYTWNASSKKFQRRKQGNVVPGHPDVRSTEALGCIYTVYPKNDECFYLRLLLVNVRGPTSFESLRTVNGIVLPTFRVARHELNLHSENPHLDMNEEMHNQALVLIEDMCYLMCGSLLARLGMTSPDRGVNDAFERELQREREYDTSALSQLVRTNIPLLNTQQKEVYDTVMKAIDDGNVGMIFLDAPDGTGKTFLISLILAAVRAKSEIAVEVASSGIAATMLEGCRTAHSALKLPLNLQAVEEPTCNIAKHSAMAKVLIASKIIIWDECTMSHKRALEALNRTMKDLRNDARHFGGALILLSGDFRQILPVIPRSTASDEINACLKSSPLWRYVWKLLLTTNMRVAFLNDPSAELFSNQPLTIGHFIPAKFLRFRLNERGAHQQSVSEHHC; the protein is encoded by the exons ATGATTAATGGACCGTGTGACACCATTAACCCACAATCACCGTGCATGGTCGAGGGCAAGTGTTCCAAGCGTTATCCACAAAATTTGACTGTTGATACCATCACTGGCAAAGATGGTTATCCACTGTATCGACGTCGATCTTCTGATGATGGCGGTAGAACAATCACAGTCAAAGTGAAAGGAAATGATTTCGTGGTCGACAACTCTTGGGTTGTTCCGTATTCGCCACTTCTTTCCAAAACATTTAGGGCGCATTGTAACGTGGAGTATTGCAATTCAGTGAAGTCCATCAAGTACATCTGCAAATATGTCACGAAGGGCAGTGACATGGCGGCTTTTGGTCTTCAAGCTCCTGACCCCAATGATGAAATCACGCGCTATCAAATTGGTCGATAC AGTGATCCGTTTGCACGTGCGTTACTTTACTCAGAGATGCCGCGTTATTACACTTGGAATGCTTCATCGAAGAAATTTCAACGTCGAAAGCAAGGTAATGTAGTTCCTGGTCATCCAGATGTGCGTTCTACTGAAGCTCTTGGCTGTATTTATACAGTTTATCCGAAAAATGATGAATGCTTTTACTTACGACTATTGCTGGTGAATGTTCGTGGCCCGACATCATTTGAATCACTTCGAACTGTCAATGGTATAGTGCTGCCAACATTTCGTGTTGCACGTCACGAGCTCAATTTGCATTCAGAGAATCCCCATCTTGATATGAATGAAGAGATGCACAACCAGGCCTTGGTTTTGATAGAAGACATGTGTTACCTCATGTGCGGCAGTTTGTTAGCCAGGTTAGGAATGACGTCGCCTGATCGTGGAGTAAACGACGCTTTCGAACGAGAATTGCAGCGTGAACGTGAATACGACACAAGTGCATTAAGCCAATTGGTTCGAACGAATATACCATTGTTAAATACTCAACAAAAAGAAGTGTACGATACGGTGATGAAGGCAATTGATGATGGAAATGTCGGCATGATTTTCCTTGATGCGCCTGATGGAACTGGAAAGACATTCCTCATATCATTGATTTTGGCTGCAGTTCGTGCAAAATCAGAAATTGCTGTAGAAGTTGCTTCTTCTGGAATAGCGGCAACGATGTTGGAAGGTTGCCGAACCGCTCATTCTGCATTAAAATTGCCATTAAACCTGCAAGCGGTTGAAGAACCGACATGTAACATAGCGAAACATTCAGCAATGGCCAAAGTTTTAATAGCAAGCAAAATCATTAtctgggacgaatgcacaatgtcGCATAAGCGCGCATTAGAAGCTCTGAATCGCACTATGAAAGATCTGCGTAATGACGCAAGACATTTTGGGGGTGCATTGATTTTACTCTCAGGCGATTTCCGGCAAATACTACCAGTAATACCACGATCGACCGCTTCCGATGAGATCAATGCTTGCCTCAAATCATCACCATTGTGGCGTTATGTGTGGAAACTTCTGCTCACGACAAACATGCGAGTTGCATTTCTAAACGATCCATCTGCCGAACTGTTCTCCAATCAACCGCTAACTATCGGTCATTTCATTCCCGCCAAATTTTTGCGATTCCGTCTCAACGAAAGAGGAGCTCATCAACAAAGTGTTTCCGAACATCATTGCTAA